One Acidimicrobiales bacterium genomic window, CAAGGTCCTCGACCGGCGCGTCGAGAAGATGAAGGACAACCGCACCCAGCTGGTGAAGCGTGACAGGAAGGTCTCCTTCCGCCTCCCCGTGCCGTCGCGGTCCGGTGCGGTCCCGCTCACGGTGCGCGGGGTGCGCGTGTCCTACGGGGCGAAGAAGGTGCTCCTCGACGTCGACTTCGTGGTCGGGCGCGGCGACCGGGTGGTCGTCATCGGTCGCAACGGCGCCGGGAAGAGCAGCCTGCTGCGCTGCCTCGCCGGGGTACAGCGACCGACCGATGGCGGCGTCGAGACCGGGCACAACGTCGTCCTCGGGTACTTCGCCCAGGAGCACGAGCAGCTGGACCCGTCCGTGCCCGCCATGGGGCACATCGACGACAGCGTGCTGCGGACGGTGTCGGAACGCCGGGCGCTTCTGGGCTCGTTCGGTCTGACGGGCGGCACCGCCGAGCAGCTGCCACCCTCGCTGTCCGGCGGCGAACGAGCCAAGCTCAGCCTGGCGATGCTGTCGGCCGGCCGCGCCAACCTCCTCGTGCTCGACGAGCCCACCAACAACCTCGACCCGGCGTCGGTGGAGGCCGTGGGCGGCATGCTGAGCGTGTGGCCGGGCACCGTCGTCGCCGTCAGCCACGACCGCCTGTTCGTCGACGCCCTACGCCCGACACACGCGCTGCACCTGCCGGAGGAGCGCTACGAGCTGTGGCGCGAGGAGTACCTGGACCACGTCGAGCTGCGATGAGGCGAGAGCCCACGCCGTACCCGAAGGAGGACACCGTGCCCGAAGTCTCCGATCTCGAGGCTGCCCAGGGTGAAGCCCGACGCCGCGTGGCTGCGATCGGCGGCTCCCAGCGGGCCCTGCCCACGCCGTGCAGCGAGTGGGACATTCGGGCCCTCGTCGTCCACATGATCGAGGGGAGCCGCATGGCGCTGCGCCTGCTTTGCGGCGCTACCGGAGCCGAGGCGAGGAGTGTCTTCGGCGCGTCCCACGGGCCGGACCTCGGCGCCGAGTTCGACGCCGCCTTCGCCGACGAGCTGGCCACGTTCGGCGAGCCGGGGGCGCTCGACCAGACGGTCCACCATCCCGCGGCCGGTGACATCCCGGCGACCGTGCTGCTCGAGTTCCGCACCCTCGACTACGTGCTCCACAGCTGGGACCTGGCCCGTGCCGCCGGCGGGGACGACGCGCTCCCCGAAGACCTCGTGGCGTCGGCCTGGGCGACGATGCAGCCCAT contains:
- a CDS encoding TIGR03086 family metal-binding protein; protein product: MPEVSDLEAAQGEARRRVAAIGGSQRALPTPCSEWDIRALVVHMIEGSRMALRLLCGATGAEARSVFGASHGPDLGAEFDAAFADELATFGEPGALDQTVHHPAAGDIPATVLLEFRTLDYVLHSWDLARAAGGDDALPEDLVASAWATMQPMAEAIGTIGPFGTGPCGTVGEDAPLQQRLLDLSGRRP